In a genomic window of Rhabdothermincola sediminis:
- a CDS encoding amidase has translation MTDTPWLDDACSLVDAFRAGTRSPKEELQATLDAIGASDLNCFSFLDPERALAAAEQADVSKPFGGVPVGIKELDQVEGWPDTGASLVFKDRIATYTGESVRRFIEDGGAVPVGLTTASEFGGLNVSVTKLNGVTHNPWRRGRTAGGSSGGSAAAVAGGLVTIASGGDGGGSIRIPAGYCGLLGMKGTYGRISRGPVAFFRPGTVVLGCLARSVRDAARHFDVCAGVDPRDPWSLPNPGGWEAGLGGTQLRGKRVAVLPSIAGVRLEPGVEELIRAAAKDLIELTGMVEVDLDLRLPNLAAQWAMGNLSTLLAELGPHWPGCAKDLTDEIALGTIMAQSLYNLHLASVAEAQRVQANEAMATAFEQVDYIISATNPGPAFPAEATTSSPTETFIDRAKASPAARAAFRGLMATVRIVGGAFPRLSNALVDAVVEKVPDLVTMGGLTIISNIYGNPAVSIPARTLDGLPIGMQVLARHHRDAELFDVALAYEREIGWPKVAPAVSGVAPSSV, from the coding sequence ATGACCGACACTCCATGGCTCGACGACGCCTGCTCGCTGGTCGACGCGTTCCGCGCCGGCACCCGCTCGCCGAAGGAGGAGCTGCAGGCCACGCTCGACGCGATCGGCGCGAGTGACCTCAACTGCTTCTCCTTCCTCGACCCCGAGCGGGCCCTCGCAGCTGCTGAGCAGGCCGACGTGAGCAAGCCCTTCGGTGGGGTGCCGGTGGGCATCAAAGAGCTCGATCAGGTCGAGGGCTGGCCTGACACCGGCGCCTCGCTGGTGTTCAAGGACCGCATCGCCACCTACACCGGGGAGAGCGTGCGGCGCTTCATCGAAGACGGTGGCGCGGTGCCCGTGGGGCTCACGACCGCGTCGGAGTTCGGCGGGCTGAACGTGAGCGTCACCAAGCTCAACGGCGTCACCCACAACCCGTGGCGGCGGGGGCGCACCGCGGGGGGCTCCTCCGGTGGGAGCGCAGCGGCGGTGGCCGGCGGACTGGTCACCATCGCGTCCGGTGGGGACGGCGGAGGTTCCATCCGCATCCCGGCGGGCTATTGCGGGCTGCTCGGCATGAAGGGCACCTACGGGCGCATCAGCCGGGGCCCGGTGGCCTTCTTCCGGCCGGGAACCGTGGTGCTGGGGTGCCTGGCTCGCTCCGTTCGAGACGCGGCCCGCCACTTCGACGTGTGCGCCGGGGTCGACCCGCGCGACCCTTGGAGCTTGCCCAACCCCGGCGGTTGGGAAGCCGGGCTCGGCGGGACGCAGCTCAGGGGCAAGCGGGTCGCGGTCCTGCCGTCGATCGCCGGTGTCCGCTTGGAGCCCGGCGTGGAGGAGCTGATCCGGGCAGCGGCGAAGGACCTCATCGAGCTGACCGGCATGGTCGAGGTCGACCTTGACCTGCGGCTGCCGAACCTCGCCGCCCAGTGGGCGATGGGGAACCTCTCCACCTTGCTCGCCGAGCTCGGCCCCCACTGGCCGGGCTGTGCGAAGGATCTCACCGACGAGATCGCGCTCGGGACGATCATGGCCCAGTCGCTCTACAACCTCCACCTGGCGAGCGTGGCCGAGGCCCAGCGGGTGCAGGCGAACGAGGCGATGGCCACCGCATTCGAGCAGGTCGACTACATCATCTCGGCCACCAACCCCGGCCCGGCCTTCCCCGCCGAGGCCACGACCTCCAGCCCGACGGAGACCTTCATCGACCGGGCCAAGGCGAGCCCGGCCGCCCGCGCCGCCTTCCGAGGCTTGATGGCCACGGTGCGGATTGTGGGGGGCGCGTTCCCGCGCCTGTCGAACGCACTCGTCGACGCGGTGGTGGAGAAGGTGCCCGACCTGGTGACCATGGGTGGGCTCACCATCATCTCCAACATCTACGGCAATCCTGCGGTGTCGATCCCTGCCAGGACACTCGACGGGCTCCCGATCGGGATGCAGGTCCTCGCCCGCCACCATCGCGACGCCGAGCTGTTCGACGTGGCGCTGGCCTACGAGCGCGAGATCGGCTGGCCCAAG
- a CDS encoding protoglobin domain-containing protein has product MAPDIITLTDMILEQVVPESTLTDDDAKTIAQHRDFLLGLEDGLVKMFYDTLFAHGPTASVFEEGERAAREQTLRDWWQRTVNGPLDLSYFRWMTLVGVVHIRRGVKNPMMVSIASVVTDYVRGQAVESLAPEEVDALTTAFSHLGATVVSLISESYTSSYIDALQDLAGLKPELTGRMLAIEVKKMEAEGRASL; this is encoded by the coding sequence ATGGCACCCGACATCATCACCCTCACCGACATGATCCTCGAGCAGGTCGTGCCTGAGAGCACTCTGACTGACGATGATGCCAAGACCATCGCGCAGCACCGGGACTTCCTCCTGGGCCTCGAGGACGGCTTGGTGAAGATGTTCTACGACACGCTCTTCGCTCACGGCCCCACCGCGTCCGTGTTCGAGGAGGGCGAGCGCGCGGCTCGCGAGCAGACGCTGCGTGACTGGTGGCAGCGAACGGTGAACGGGCCGCTCGACCTGTCGTACTTCCGTTGGATGACGCTCGTCGGAGTGGTGCACATCAGGCGCGGGGTGAAGAACCCGATGATGGTCTCGATTGCTTCGGTGGTGACTGACTATGTCCGTGGGCAGGCCGTTGAATCGCTCGCTCCCGAGGAGGTCGACGCGCTCACGACCGCGTTCTCCCATCTCGGCGCCACGGTCGTGTCGCTCATCTCGGAGTCCTACACGTCGTCCTATATCGACGCGCTCCAGGACCTCGCGGGCCTCAAGCCGGAGTTGACCGGCCGGATGCTTGCCATCGAAGTCAAGAAGATGGAGGCGGAGGGGCGTGCGTCCCTCTGA
- a CDS encoding roadblock/LC7 domain-containing protein, with amino-acid sequence MREDVLESVLNELNGTSADIEASAVISTDGLMMAAQLPAGLDQDRVGAMSAAILSLGDRTAAELARGELEQVLIKGDDGYVLLTYAGQEAVLTVLAKPDAKLGLIFLDVKRAAANIAKVI; translated from the coding sequence ATGCGCGAAGACGTATTGGAATCCGTGCTGAACGAGCTCAACGGCACGTCAGCCGATATCGAGGCGTCCGCGGTCATCTCAACGGACGGCCTCATGATGGCCGCCCAGTTGCCGGCCGGCCTCGACCAGGACCGGGTCGGTGCGATGTCGGCCGCCATCCTGTCGCTGGGTGATCGCACCGCAGCCGAGCTCGCCCGTGGGGAGCTTGAACAGGTGCTCATCAAAGGCGACGACGGTTACGTGCTGCTGACCTACGCAGGCCAGGAGGCGGTGCTGACCGTGCTGGCGAAGCCCGACGCGAAGCTCGGGTTGATCTTCCTCGACGTCAAGCGAGCAGCGGCGAACATCGCCAAGGTCATCTGA
- a CDS encoding GTP-binding protein produces the protein MTNYKVLFTGPVGAGKTTAIASLSDRPPVSTDTIATDGTKHRKPKTTVAMDYGVMRLSVEDQLHLYGTPGQERFDFMWEILQEGALGLAILIDNAAPAPIDDLTSFVEAYRPLIERTALAVGVTRTDLRAVPTLGEYVDHLARLGLHGPVFTVDARQRSDVARLVEALLFSLDPGLDVDGTRAEAGVR, from the coding sequence TTTTCACAGGACCTGTGGGAGCGGGAAAAACCACTGCGATCGCCTCTCTGAGCGATCGGCCCCCGGTGAGCACGGACACCATCGCCACCGACGGGACCAAGCACCGCAAGCCCAAGACCACGGTGGCGATGGACTACGGGGTCATGCGCTTGTCGGTGGAGGATCAGCTCCACCTCTATGGCACGCCGGGACAGGAACGGTTCGACTTCATGTGGGAGATCCTCCAAGAAGGTGCGCTCGGCCTGGCGATCTTGATCGACAACGCCGCTCCTGCCCCGATCGACGATCTGACCAGCTTCGTCGAGGCGTACCGCCCACTGATCGAGCGGACCGCGCTGGCGGTCGGCGTCACCCGAACCGACCTTCGCGCGGTGCCTACCCTCGGGGAGTACGTGGACCACCTGGCACGGCTCGGATTGCACGGCCCCGTGTTCACCGTCGATGCTCGCCAGCGATCGGACGTGGCCCGTCTCGTGGAGGCCCTCCTGTTCAGCCTCGACCCGGGACTCGACGTTGACGGGACCCGGGCTGAGGCCGGAGTGCGGTGA